The Brachyspira hyodysenteriae ATCC 27164 sequence TACAATGTTTAATTTTATTATTTTTCTATACTAATGTAATATTATTTAAGGTATATAAAAATATCTTATCACTTTATTCTGTTTTTATATGTACAGAAAATTAAACTTTCGACTAAATTGTTAAAACATACAAAAGTTATAAAACACCATTGCAATAAATAAAAAATAGTTATATGTTTCTTTAACTAGTCATTTTAATTTTTGTTTAAAATCTAATAATTAGATAAAAAATCTAATAAGGACTTAAAGAAATATGCAAGAAAAAATCAATGAATTAAGAAAAAGAAAAGAAAAAATAGAAGAAGGTGGCGGTAAAGAAAAAAATGAAGAACGCCATAAAAAAGGTAAATTAACAGCAAGAGAGCGTATATTACAGCTTTTAGATGAAGGCACTTTCTGCGAGATAGATGCTTTTATAGAGCATAGATGCAGTGATTTCGGAATGGAAAAAAATAAAGTTGCCGGAGAGGGTGTAGTTACAGGATACGGTAAAATAAACGGCAGACAGGTATGTATATATGCTCAGGACTTTACTGTTATAGGCGGTTCTTTAGGACAGATGCATGCTGCTAAAATTTGTAAGGTACAGGATATGGCTATAAAATTAGGATGTCCTTGTATTGGTATTAATGATTCAGGCGGAGCTAGAATACAAGAGGGTATTGATTCATTAAGAGGTTATGGAGATATATTCTATAGAAATGTTCAGGCTTCAGGAGTTATACCTCAGATATGTGTTATAATGGGACCTTGTGCTGGAGGTGCAGTTTATTCTCCTGCATTGATGGACTTTATATTCATGACTGATAAAAGTTCAAATATGTTTATAACAGGACCTCAGGTAGTAAAAGCTGTAACAGGAGAACAGGTTTCTGCTGAAGAGCTTGGAGGAGCTTTCGTTCATAGTAAAACTTCAGGTGTTGCTTCTTTGATGTTCCCTGATGAAGTTTCAACTTTAGAGGGTGTTAAAAAATTATTATCTTATATACCTCAGAATAATTTGGAAGATGTGCCTTTTGATAACACAGATGATGATCCTAACAGATCTGATGAAGAATTATCATTTATACTTCCAGACAGCCCTAATAAACCTTATGATATAAAAGAGATTATAAAAAGAGTTGTAGATAACGGAGAGTTTTTTGAACTTCAGCCTTTATTTGCTACTAATATAGTTATATGTTTTGCACGCCTTGACGGAAAATCAGTTGGTATAATAGCTAATCAGCCTAATTCTATGGCAGGAGTATTAGATATCAATGCTGCAGATAAAGCTGCAAGATTTATTCGTTTCTGCGACAGCTTTAATATTCCATTGGTTACATTAGTTGATACTGCAGGATATTTACCTGGAGTAGGACAGGAGCATAATGGAGTTATAAGACATGGTGCTAAACTTTTATATGCTTATTCAGAGGCTACTGCACCAAAAATCACTCTTATTATAAGGAAGTCTTATGGAGGAGCTTATATAGCTATGTGTTCTAAGCATTTGGGTGCTGATATGGTTTATGCTTGGCCTTCTGCTGAGATTGCTGTTATGGGACCGGATGGAGCTGCTAATATCATATTCAAAAAAGAAATAGATAATGCTCAGGATCCTAAAAAAGTAAGAGCTGAAAAAATAGAAGAGTATAAAAAAGAATTTGCTAATCCTTACAGAGCTGCTGTCAGAGGTTATGTAGATGATGTAATAGAGCCTGAATATACTAGAAGCTATTTGATCAATGCATTGCATCTTTTAGCAAGCAAGAGAGAAACTAGACTTCCTAGAAAACATGGCAATATACCTCTATAAAATTTAATTTTTAATTAAAAGGAGAATTGAATGGAACATAATGCAGCTATTACCATATTTGGTATAATGTCTGTTTTTATAGTTGCTTTAGTTTTTTATATATTGTCTTTAGTTTTGGGAATGATTTTTAAAACTAGGAATATAAAGAAAGAAGAAGAAATTATAAAAGTAGTAGAGGAAAGTAAAACTAAAGAAGAGGATTTAATAGATGATACTGAACTTGTAGCAGTGATTACAGCTTCAATATCAGCTTATACAGGTATGTCAGGTAATAAATTTATTATTACATCTATTAAAGAATCTAAGACTCCTATATGGGGAATGGTAGACAGAGTAAATAAATTAAAATAATATTTTTTGTGAGAAATAATAAATTAAAAAATTAAGCATCTATTAAATTTATTTGCGGTATTTTTTAATATAAATAATGAAATAAAGAAATTTTTTTGGAGAATAATATTATGACTAAGCAATATAAAATCACAGTTAATGGAAAAACTTATGATGTATCAGTAGAGGAGATAAAATCTGTAGATTCACGTAAAGCGGTATCTACTATAGTTAATACCCCAGTAAATACACCAAAACCAGCAGCAACT is a genomic window containing:
- a CDS encoding OadG family protein; the protein is MEHNAAITIFGIMSVFIVALVFYILSLVLGMIFKTRNIKKEEEIIKVVEESKTKEEDLIDDTELVAVITASISAYTGMSGNKFIITSIKESKTPIWGMVDRVNKLK
- a CDS encoding acyl-CoA carboxylase subunit beta, whose amino-acid sequence is MQEKINELRKRKEKIEEGGGKEKNEERHKKGKLTARERILQLLDEGTFCEIDAFIEHRCSDFGMEKNKVAGEGVVTGYGKINGRQVCIYAQDFTVIGGSLGQMHAAKICKVQDMAIKLGCPCIGINDSGGARIQEGIDSLRGYGDIFYRNVQASGVIPQICVIMGPCAGGAVYSPALMDFIFMTDKSSNMFITGPQVVKAVTGEQVSAEELGGAFVHSKTSGVASLMFPDEVSTLEGVKKLLSYIPQNNLEDVPFDNTDDDPNRSDEELSFILPDSPNKPYDIKEIIKRVVDNGEFFELQPLFATNIVICFARLDGKSVGIIANQPNSMAGVLDINAADKAARFIRFCDSFNIPLVTLVDTAGYLPGVGQEHNGVIRHGAKLLYAYSEATAPKITLIIRKSYGGAYIAMCSKHLGADMVYAWPSAEIAVMGPDGAANIIFKKEIDNAQDPKKVRAEKIEEYKKEFANPYRAAVRGYVDDVIEPEYTRSYLINALHLLASKRETRLPRKHGNIPL